In Insulibacter thermoxylanivorax, a genomic segment contains:
- a CDS encoding DUF6199 family natural product biosynthesis protein gives MWIFIIVFIGIGLLSLISPRSSWFLSNWWRFSGDAEPSDFSLILYRIGGIILLIVGIVLFFQYV, from the coding sequence GTGTGGATCTTTATCATCGTTTTCATAGGCATTGGTCTTCTATCCCTCATTAGTCCAAGGAGCTCATGGTTCTTATCGAACTGGTGGAGGTTTTCCGGAGATGCGGAACCGAGTGATTTCTCGCTCATCCTGTATCGAATCGGAGGAATCATTTTATTGATCGTGGGGATCGTGTTATTCTTC